A genomic segment from Leptospira kirschneri serovar Cynopteri str. 3522 CT encodes:
- a CDS encoding LA_2478/LA_2722/LA_4182 family protein — translation MNISSKIIILFFIFVSTFTCKKGPSISKEEVQKLSKDYFIRLCTKTAECASRYLETLPASEKSSENTTYSVEQCMEEQKDQNILPDEYEKVTDAQIAKVKTCMEDLLKVPCEEMEGGGIPSCQELFQSSKDE, via the coding sequence ATGAATATTTCATCTAAAATCATAATACTGTTTTTTATTTTTGTTTCAACTTTTACTTGTAAAAAAGGCCCTTCTATTTCTAAAGAAGAGGTTCAAAAACTAAGTAAGGATTATTTCATCAGACTTTGTACTAAAACCGCTGAATGTGCCAGTCGTTATTTAGAAACCTTACCTGCTTCGGAAAAATCTTCCGAGAACACAACTTATTCCGTGGAACAATGTATGGAAGAACAGAAAGATCAGAACATTCTTCCAGATGAATACGAAAAGGTCACGGACGCTCAGATTGCCAAAGTTAAAACTTGTATGGAAGATTTATTGAAAGTGCCTTGCGAAGAAATGGAAGGTGGAGGGATTCCTTCCTGTCAAGAATTGTTTCAGTCTTCTAAAGACGAATAA
- a CDS encoding chemotaxis protein CheX yields the protein MQIRAELVNPFLEAATIVFRDVLKTDLIRGKIGIKDNPETNLELSIVIGVIGTFNGEVVYGLNYDAAYKIAGVLMPGMSEQEIKNEYKDILGEIANMTTGNAMNIFASSGQSIEITAPNIVDSKSETLKIPRKPSLGISLFSKFGKLDVNVSLT from the coding sequence ATGCAAATCCGGGCAGAATTGGTAAATCCATTTTTAGAAGCGGCTACGATCGTTTTTAGAGACGTTCTGAAAACCGATTTGATCCGTGGCAAGATAGGAATCAAAGATAACCCGGAAACCAATCTGGAACTTTCCATCGTGATCGGAGTAATTGGAACGTTTAACGGAGAAGTTGTCTACGGACTCAACTACGACGCTGCTTATAAGATCGCCGGAGTTTTGATGCCTGGCATGAGCGAACAGGAAATCAAAAACGAATATAAAGACATCTTAGGTGAAATTGCAAATATGACCACCGGAAATGCTATGAACATTTTCGCAAGTTCCGGTCAATCGATAGAAATCACCGCACCAAATATTGTAGATTCGAAAAGTGAAACTTTGAAAATTCCTAGAAAACCTTCTTTAGGAATTAGTTTATTTTCCAAATTCGGAAAATTAGACGTAAACGTTTCTCTTACATAA
- a CDS encoding LA_2486 family SGNH/GDSL-type esterase, whose translation MNFISISKIFFLFIVCILLVEFIMRIFPPTGLVYKLRDKQVHCIEEWEIPEILLCPNSDTILPHPAGFTFRVRVDEQGERIVSEEKTVPGKKPEVWLMGDSIAYGFGLNDSETIAWKMQETLQQFGFQVRNLGVDSLGTGGIQRRMERKLICKESNQNHCILPKAIFWIYHPSDLQDVHRDFYLRNSLSGRWFFRSSIFLSRYSALYNFFKIQNEIRKLENLRKKGPEIIPETLSDYPQDHPSFFEMKTFFDTCKKLNISLTVVLYPNGSHSLTPLISTPLLDQIAQIAEKNGFSVLDTRPDFIQEFNQYKTDFYLPNDGHPNSTAAKLIADRISKEVISKF comes from the coding sequence ATGAATTTTATTTCCATCAGTAAAATCTTTTTTCTCTTTATCGTCTGCATTTTGTTAGTTGAATTTATAATGAGAATATTCCCTCCTACGGGTTTGGTTTATAAACTCAGAGATAAACAAGTTCATTGTATCGAAGAATGGGAAATTCCTGAAATTTTACTCTGTCCTAATTCAGATACAATCCTTCCCCACCCTGCCGGATTTACTTTTCGAGTTCGGGTAGATGAACAAGGAGAAAGAATCGTCTCGGAAGAAAAAACGGTTCCAGGTAAAAAGCCTGAAGTTTGGCTGATGGGGGATTCGATTGCTTATGGTTTTGGCCTCAACGATTCTGAGACGATCGCTTGGAAAATGCAGGAGACTCTCCAGCAGTTCGGGTTCCAAGTTCGAAATCTGGGCGTTGACTCCCTTGGTACAGGAGGGATTCAAAGAAGAATGGAAAGAAAACTAATTTGTAAAGAATCGAATCAGAATCATTGTATTTTGCCGAAGGCAATCTTTTGGATCTATCATCCTTCGGATCTGCAAGACGTCCACAGGGATTTTTACTTAAGAAATTCATTATCCGGTAGATGGTTTTTTCGCAGTTCGATTTTTCTATCCAGATATAGTGCCCTTTATAACTTTTTTAAAATCCAAAACGAAATTAGAAAACTTGAAAATCTTCGTAAAAAAGGTCCTGAAATTATTCCGGAAACTCTTTCCGATTATCCGCAAGACCATCCTTCCTTTTTTGAAATGAAAACTTTTTTTGATACATGCAAAAAATTGAATATTTCTTTGACCGTGGTTTTATATCCGAACGGCTCACATTCCTTAACCCCTCTTATTTCTACACCTTTGTTAGACCAAATCGCTCAAATTGCAGAAAAAAATGGTTTTTCTGTTTTGGATACAAGGCCCGATTTTATTCAGGAATTTAATCAATACAAAACGGATTTTTATCTTCCTAACGACGGTCATCCTAATTCTACCGCAGCCAAACTCATCGCAGATAGGATTTCAAAAGAAGTTATTTCAAAGTTTTGA
- a CDS encoding DUF342 domain-containing protein, which produces MNDSLKNFTDSLLKDLEENENGFFKIENEDGLAYLSVFPAGKKGKPVDSKEILRRIELFQITESSHTIIKEIASKSDGLTHLIGKWPGKPESSRIEIEISEDKMKAFLIFHPPKYGGKILNSEQIQKSIGERGIKFGIRKENLDLLSEEPEYGKKILIAEGEPPVPGKNGDIRVLFIHPAAPNLEEDEYGRIDFKNIQIIQSVAKDQKLAEKISPLPGKEGKNVLGEILPYDSGKEAEWKLGLNVRLSSDGISVHSLINGRPILDRQGTIRVDEICHLENVDFSTGNVNFPGTIIVEGSIADGFTLETEGSIIVKKSVGKVFLKAGGDVVLSGGFMGRNGGLIESGADIYTRFVEQGRLIAKNTIFIEEASMHSELVAGESVVIRGGRGELIGGSCVAGKSIVCTKLGAIAETKTSVSVGIRPELLEDLEKLRLEIQKNKEILKKVEQSLIKLNEDSQRRQLTIEEKESLPKLSAIKQKYSGILNNLLGQEQSMIMGFEPDKDSYVEVEQEIFPGVDIYPGKGKNFKVRLKEIPGPSFVFLGNDGNPQITKVKPKRLGILQEEN; this is translated from the coding sequence ATGAACGATTCTCTCAAGAATTTCACGGATTCTCTCTTAAAGGATCTGGAAGAAAACGAAAACGGATTTTTTAAAATCGAAAATGAAGACGGCCTTGCCTATCTTTCCGTTTTTCCCGCAGGAAAAAAAGGAAAGCCGGTAGACTCCAAAGAAATTTTAAGAAGAATCGAACTGTTTCAAATTACAGAAAGTTCTCATACGATCATCAAAGAAATTGCAAGTAAATCGGACGGACTGACTCATCTAATCGGAAAATGGCCGGGTAAGCCCGAAAGTTCAAGAATAGAAATAGAAATTTCCGAAGATAAGATGAAGGCCTTTCTAATCTTTCATCCGCCAAAATACGGCGGAAAAATTTTAAACTCCGAACAAATCCAAAAATCGATCGGAGAAAGAGGAATTAAATTCGGAATTCGAAAGGAAAACTTAGATTTACTTTCCGAAGAACCTGAATACGGAAAAAAAATTCTAATCGCCGAAGGAGAACCACCGGTTCCGGGAAAAAACGGAGATATACGAGTTTTATTCATTCATCCAGCAGCTCCCAATTTAGAAGAAGACGAATATGGAAGAATAGACTTTAAGAATATTCAAATTATTCAAAGTGTTGCAAAAGATCAAAAACTAGCAGAAAAAATCTCACCTCTTCCAGGCAAAGAAGGGAAAAACGTTCTAGGAGAAATACTTCCATACGATTCTGGGAAAGAAGCGGAATGGAAATTAGGACTCAACGTTAGACTCTCTTCAGACGGAATTTCAGTTCATTCTTTAATCAATGGAAGACCGATTTTAGATCGTCAAGGAACAATCCGAGTCGATGAAATCTGTCACTTAGAGAATGTTGATTTTTCTACTGGAAACGTCAATTTTCCTGGAACCATCATTGTAGAAGGTTCGATCGCAGACGGCTTTACTTTAGAAACAGAAGGATCAATTATAGTCAAAAAATCAGTTGGCAAAGTTTTTTTGAAGGCAGGAGGTGACGTCGTTTTATCCGGAGGTTTTATGGGAAGAAACGGAGGACTTATCGAATCTGGAGCCGACATTTACACACGTTTTGTGGAACAAGGAAGACTGATCGCAAAAAATACCATTTTTATCGAAGAAGCATCCATGCATTCGGAATTGGTTGCGGGAGAATCAGTAGTAATACGAGGAGGCAGAGGAGAATTGATCGGTGGAAGTTGTGTCGCAGGTAAGTCCATCGTCTGTACAAAGTTAGGTGCCATTGCAGAAACTAAAACTTCCGTATCCGTCGGAATTCGTCCGGAACTTTTAGAAGACTTAGAAAAACTACGTTTAGAAATCCAGAAAAATAAAGAAATACTTAAAAAAGTGGAGCAGAGTTTAATAAAATTAAATGAAGATTCTCAGAGAAGACAACTTACGATCGAAGAAAAAGAAAGCCTTCCCAAACTTTCGGCGATTAAACAGAAATATTCAGGAATTCTAAATAACTTACTCGGACAGGAACAATCCATGATCATGGGATTTGAACCAGATAAGGATTCGTATGTTGAAGTGGAACAAGAAATTTTTCCGGGTGTAGATATTTATCCAGGCAAAGGAAAAAATTTTAAAGTACGTCTGAAAGAAATTCCAGGCCCTTCTTTTGTGTTTTTAGGAAACGATGGAAACCCTCAGATTACAAAAGTGAAACCGAAACGTTTGGGGATTCTGCAAGAAGAAAATTAA
- a CDS encoding ATP-binding protein: protein MDSGKKKSLDNLFRLQIPSHPRYLSIVRSLVYNLAFENGFTASDSADLKLAVGECLLNVIKHSYEGKKNLPIFLEISLFDNRMEIRIRDFGNQKNLSEMRGYEPSDYREEGIGLYLVKKLTDHFYLDQSLPEGNKLILTKLK from the coding sequence ATGGATTCCGGGAAAAAGAAAAGTTTAGATAATCTGTTTCGTTTGCAGATCCCTTCTCATCCACGTTATTTGTCCATTGTTAGAAGTTTGGTTTATAATTTGGCGTTTGAAAACGGATTTACAGCGAGTGATTCCGCAGACTTAAAACTTGCAGTAGGAGAATGTCTTCTCAACGTCATCAAACATTCTTACGAAGGTAAAAAAAATTTACCTATTTTTTTGGAAATCAGTCTTTTTGATAATCGTATGGAAATTAGAATTCGGGATTTCGGAAATCAGAAAAATCTTTCCGAAATGAGAGGATATGAACCAAGTGATTATCGGGAGGAAGGAATCGGTCTTTATCTTGTAAAAAAACTTACGGATCATTTTTATCTAGATCAATCCTTACCGGAAGGAAATAAACTGATTCTTACAAAATTAAAATGA
- a CDS encoding TfoX/Sxy family protein has product MASDLSFVDFIVDQVKDAGQIVSKKMFGEYAIYCNGKIVALVCDNHLFVKPTEGGRKWIGNVQEAPAYPGAKPSFLILDQLKDKKWMSHLVKITAQELPEPKMKPKKKKRIVAKKVKINKK; this is encoded by the coding sequence GTGGCTTCGGATTTAAGTTTTGTGGATTTTATCGTAGATCAAGTGAAAGATGCGGGTCAAATTGTATCTAAAAAAATGTTCGGAGAATATGCAATTTATTGCAATGGTAAAATTGTAGCTCTTGTTTGCGACAATCACCTTTTCGTAAAACCCACGGAAGGTGGTAGGAAATGGATCGGAAACGTCCAAGAAGCGCCAGCGTATCCGGGTGCAAAACCGAGTTTTTTGATTTTAGATCAATTGAAAGATAAAAAGTGGATGAGTCATTTGGTTAAAATTACGGCTCAAGAGCTTCCGGAACCAAAAATGAAACCTAAGAAAAAAAAACGTATCGTCGCAAAAAAAGTAAAAATTAATAAAAAGTGA
- the xerD gene encoding site-specific tyrosine recombinase XerD has product MTSSHNNLLQNFQEYLSVEKGLSDNSIYSYGYDLNKFKNFLEKEHIDFLKVQADDIMRFLNEEKDRKISSKTIAREVVAIRQFYKFLKDEKKLDTNPTEKIETPEVMRSIPDYLTQDEIEELFASIKEDNLYELRDKCIFELLYSSGLRISEACNLRLNDMDLEGMTLTVEGKGGRQRLVPFGEKSLDILNRYLKQSRPFILKSRNCEYLFVSKKGSYINRKSVWRLLNHYIKRTSILKKVTPHTLRHSFATHLLENHADLKSVQELLGHIDIATTQIYTHMANKTLREVHKKFHPRG; this is encoded by the coding sequence GTGACATCTTCACATAACAACCTACTTCAAAATTTTCAAGAATATCTTTCGGTAGAAAAGGGACTTAGCGACAATTCGATTTATTCCTACGGATACGATTTGAACAAGTTCAAGAACTTTCTAGAAAAAGAACATATAGATTTCTTAAAAGTTCAAGCGGACGATATTATGCGATTTTTGAACGAGGAAAAAGATCGTAAGATTAGCTCTAAAACGATCGCGAGAGAAGTGGTGGCGATTAGGCAGTTTTATAAGTTTCTAAAGGACGAGAAAAAACTAGATACCAACCCGACTGAAAAAATAGAAACTCCCGAAGTGATGAGGAGCATTCCAGATTATCTGACTCAGGATGAAATCGAGGAATTGTTCGCTAGCATCAAAGAAGATAATCTCTATGAGCTTAGAGACAAATGTATTTTTGAATTACTTTATTCTTCGGGCCTAAGAATTTCAGAGGCCTGCAATTTAAGATTAAACGACATGGATCTAGAGGGAATGACATTGACGGTCGAAGGAAAAGGAGGACGTCAAAGACTAGTTCCTTTCGGAGAGAAATCCTTGGATATTCTGAATCGTTATCTGAAACAGAGTCGTCCTTTTATTCTTAAATCTAGAAACTGCGAATATTTGTTCGTTTCTAAAAAAGGTTCTTACATCAATCGTAAATCCGTTTGGAGACTTCTTAACCATTATATTAAAAGAACCTCCATCTTAAAAAAAGTGACTCCTCATACTCTCAGACACTCTTTTGCGACTCACTTATTGGAAAACCACGCGGATTTAAAATCGGTTCAAGAACTATTAGGACATATCGATATTGCTACGACCCAAATATATACTCATATGGCGAATAAAACTCTAAGAGAAGTTCATAAGAAATTCCATCCTAGAGGATAG
- a CDS encoding Crp/Fnr family transcriptional regulator: MGIENEIPDCYFCPNRHKFKCISLDTLEKINSTKKFRLFRKNELLIQEGTKTNGFYFIKSGCVRIFRNSSSGKEQTFSIRRPGEWVGFRDLLAGKTFVQNVEAIENVEACFISKEVLNELMEEDSNFQMEILKQMATEWKQLEDQTLTLGTKQVHGKIAELLISFRTTSPDKSEIELNLTREIMASMVGTSTETLVRALSDFKHRKWIKIRKNRICFLNVDALKEISGIETKTYH, from the coding sequence ATGGGAATTGAAAACGAAATTCCAGATTGTTATTTTTGTCCCAACCGGCATAAATTCAAATGTATATCCTTAGATACCCTCGAAAAAATCAACTCCACTAAAAAGTTCAGACTCTTTCGTAAAAACGAACTGCTTATTCAAGAAGGAACTAAAACAAACGGATTTTATTTTATCAAATCTGGATGTGTTCGTATATTTCGAAATTCCTCCTCCGGAAAAGAACAGACCTTTTCAATCCGAAGGCCTGGAGAATGGGTAGGATTTAGAGATCTTTTAGCGGGAAAAACTTTTGTTCAAAATGTAGAAGCCATAGAAAACGTTGAAGCATGTTTCATCTCAAAAGAAGTTTTGAATGAACTGATGGAAGAAGATTCAAATTTTCAAATGGAAATTCTAAAACAAATGGCAACAGAATGGAAACAACTAGAAGACCAGACCCTTACTTTAGGAACAAAACAAGTCCACGGTAAAATTGCTGAGCTTCTTATTTCTTTTAGAACGACTTCCCCTGATAAATCCGAAATAGAACTCAACCTCACAAGAGAGATCATGGCCTCTATGGTTGGAACCTCCACCGAGACGTTGGTGCGCGCGCTTTCCGATTTCAAACATAGAAAATGGATTAAAATCCGCAAGAATCGAATCTGTTTTTTAAACGTAGATGCCTTGAAAGAAATTTCAGGCATAGAGACTAAAACATATCATTGA
- a CDS encoding DUF1564 domain-containing protein, with amino-acid sequence MGILLLNSDYKIQSTLQEDQTNVVTLLIPEATLLLYPEKERKNLPKRIPQLLKVYGKYLTSANRLGKKANKTMYQNSPGKKKLKKISVRISTGNWALLGALSQSHGVSRCFLFNYLLWLDRIGVGDSIVSTMNEGVPTFHRNYSYILNLDLFNNQISRILKCDPENYFNVKQDVRDP; translated from the coding sequence ATGGGCATACTATTATTGAATTCAGATTATAAGATACAGTCTACTCTTCAAGAAGACCAAACTAACGTTGTAACCCTTCTGATTCCGGAAGCTACACTTCTGCTATATCCTGAAAAGGAGAGAAAAAACCTTCCTAAAAGAATTCCACAACTTTTGAAAGTATATGGCAAATACTTAACCTCAGCCAATCGTTTGGGAAAAAAAGCGAATAAAACAATGTATCAAAACAGTCCTGGTAAAAAGAAGTTAAAAAAAATTAGCGTTCGGATAAGCACCGGAAACTGGGCTTTGTTAGGTGCACTTTCTCAATCGCATGGTGTTTCCCGTTGTTTTCTTTTTAATTATCTTTTATGGTTGGATCGGATTGGAGTTGGAGACTCTATCGTGAGTACGATGAATGAAGGAGTTCCCACGTTTCACAGAAACTACAGCTATATCTTGAACCTAGACTTATTCAACAATCAAATTTCAAGGATCTTAAAATGTGATCCCGAAAATTATTTTAACGTGAAGCAGGACGTAAGGGACCCATAA
- a CDS encoding tetratricopeptide repeat protein, whose translation MKDWTDLILLFFLSAVLTSGALFADMPLPFPEISENTKDWIPENSSEVTSPNEIKPKENSTQESSNQNVQVDGEKTTNVSSMESSVQDPSSINSNLEKHSAETLSKSETKTILPNSEKTNLKKKKNKKKEDPSESGYKKGLLRLRENQRSHAKSEFNQSSGQGKSANASKLEDARLTAESSNDTGAITEQIDSEDEKWKAVFEVARALRGNGKILEAETQYLKIITEAPENFQSISLFSLGEMLSSTERKDSARRYLLQLVKLLRKKPELDPKKDQLEKAVTLIARIYGDQGKYEEAENWAKTYLNRLNPDASEDSPFVKELRGILKRRYY comes from the coding sequence ATGAAAGACTGGACTGATTTGATCCTATTGTTTTTTTTGTCTGCGGTTTTAACAAGTGGTGCTCTTTTTGCGGACATGCCCTTACCATTTCCAGAAATTTCGGAAAATACAAAGGATTGGATTCCAGAGAATTCTTCTGAAGTTACAAGTCCGAATGAAATAAAACCAAAAGAAAATTCTACTCAAGAATCTTCCAATCAGAATGTGCAGGTGGATGGAGAAAAGACGACTAACGTTTCTTCGATGGAATCTTCTGTGCAAGACCCTTCTTCTATAAATTCTAATTTAGAAAAACATTCCGCTGAAACTCTTTCTAAATCCGAAACTAAAACGATTCTCCCAAATTCCGAAAAAACGAATTTAAAAAAGAAAAAGAATAAAAAGAAGGAAGATCCCTCCGAAAGCGGATACAAAAAAGGGCTTTTGCGTTTGAGAGAAAATCAAAGAAGTCATGCAAAAAGTGAATTCAATCAATCCTCTGGACAAGGGAAATCTGCAAACGCTTCTAAGTTGGAAGATGCAAGATTAACCGCGGAAAGTTCAAATGACACGGGTGCTATTACGGAACAAATCGATTCGGAAGATGAAAAGTGGAAGGCGGTCTTTGAGGTAGCACGTGCCTTAAGAGGTAACGGAAAAATTTTGGAAGCGGAAACTCAGTATCTTAAAATCATAACTGAGGCTCCTGAAAATTTTCAATCGATTTCTCTTTTTTCTTTGGGGGAAATGCTTTCTTCTACGGAACGAAAAGATTCTGCAAGAAGGTATCTTTTACAATTGGTGAAACTTCTTCGTAAAAAACCTGAACTAGATCCTAAAAAGGATCAATTGGAAAAAGCGGTAACTTTGATCGCTAGAATTTACGGAGATCAAGGAAAGTATGAAGAAGCGGAGAATTGGGCAAAAACGTATCTAAACCGATTGAATCCGGATGCTTCTGAAGATTCTCCTTTTGTAAAAGAATTGAGAGGAATTTTAAAACGAAGATATTATTAA
- a CDS encoding MBOAT family O-acyltransferase, with protein sequence MLFNSVQYLVFAPLVIFLYFKLPSKFQKYWLLAASLYFYAIFKIPFVLLLIYSIVLTYCAVKWMEAVNSKFIKLLFLNVAVWGNLFLLYVFKYLDFSIHAWNSFTNSKPCDPSYVSSTGAILPMGISFFTLQAISYAVDVYRGTVPQAKNLFQFGLFLSFFPQLVAGPIIRAQDMLHQFLESYTFKKENLLPGIRQLSWGLYKKTFVADPISIAVDPIFSNPGAYDSVSLVMAAFLFSFQIYCDFSGYSDVAIGTGRILGYSIPENFTRPFLSQTVTELWRRWHISFSSWLRDYIYISLGGNRVSVFRAYFNVFITTFVSGIWHGADWNFIIWGACHALVMVLERFIFSFSSLKRTWDKIPEWIKYAYSFLIFSFSMFFFRAKPSPEYGYHSSLDLAFAIVKRSFSWENGQTIQVPFSVVLAVVFLFGADYLQEKKQVWMEGVQNKSWVVYPLAGMMILVGFILYSVTVSQPFLYFQF encoded by the coding sequence ATGCTTTTTAATTCGGTTCAATATCTCGTTTTTGCTCCTCTCGTAATTTTTCTCTATTTTAAACTTCCCTCAAAATTTCAGAAATATTGGCTTTTGGCAGCAAGTTTATATTTTTACGCTATATTCAAAATTCCTTTTGTTCTTCTTTTGATCTATTCTATCGTTTTGACTTATTGTGCGGTCAAATGGATGGAAGCGGTAAATTCTAAATTTATAAAATTATTATTTTTGAATGTAGCAGTCTGGGGGAATCTGTTTCTTCTTTACGTGTTCAAATATTTGGACTTTTCCATCCATGCTTGGAATTCATTTACAAACTCTAAACCTTGCGACCCTTCTTATGTTTCTTCCACTGGCGCTATCCTTCCGATGGGAATTTCATTTTTCACTTTGCAGGCGATTTCTTATGCGGTGGACGTTTATCGAGGAACCGTTCCACAGGCAAAAAATCTTTTTCAGTTCGGACTTTTTCTTTCTTTTTTTCCGCAACTTGTGGCGGGACCTATCATTCGTGCCCAAGATATGCTTCATCAATTTTTGGAAAGTTATACTTTTAAAAAAGAAAATTTACTTCCTGGAATTAGACAACTTTCTTGGGGGCTTTATAAAAAAACCTTCGTTGCCGATCCTATTTCCATTGCAGTAGATCCGATATTTTCCAATCCAGGAGCCTACGATTCCGTTTCGTTGGTGATGGCTGCGTTTTTATTTTCTTTTCAGATTTATTGCGATTTTTCGGGTTATTCAGATGTGGCTATCGGTACCGGAAGAATTTTGGGATATTCTATACCGGAAAATTTTACGCGCCCTTTTTTATCTCAAACCGTAACCGAGCTTTGGAGAAGGTGGCATATTTCTTTTTCTTCTTGGCTCAGAGATTACATCTACATTTCGTTAGGTGGTAATCGGGTGAGCGTCTTTCGCGCTTATTTTAATGTGTTTATCACTACGTTTGTAAGCGGAATCTGGCACGGAGCGGATTGGAACTTTATCATTTGGGGGGCTTGCCACGCTTTGGTGATGGTTTTAGAAAGATTTATATTTTCCTTTTCCAGTTTGAAACGAACTTGGGATAAAATTCCGGAATGGATTAAATACGCGTATTCATTTTTGATTTTTTCGTTCTCTATGTTTTTTTTCCGAGCCAAACCTTCTCCAGAATACGGTTATCATTCTAGTTTGGATCTTGCCTTTGCGATCGTAAAAAGAAGTTTTTCTTGGGAAAACGGGCAAACAATTCAAGTTCCTTTTTCGGTTGTGTTAGCCGTAGTATTTTTATTCGGTGCGGATTATTTACAGGAAAAGAAACAAGTTTGGATGGAAGGAGTTCAAAATAAATCTTGGGTAGTTTATCCTTTGGCGGGTATGATGATTTTAGTTGGTTTTATTCTCTACAGCGTAACCGTTAGCCAACCTTTTCTTTATTTTCAATTTTAA
- a CDS encoding LIC_11485 family protein: MDFNVKDKFQSGFSSIDNLSRNLPPQVQKTLLYTAISLAMLGIALAVLIGIQRGKEGAAFDDQAKELDRKALFLEDLERDYNRRRRSIRYSDPDLSFTRESSSNLEIDRYEREKPKDGLLPESNIPEGKDPLRDGRREGVGTPKLPTESDVLPTQDREKVTNTNRNLDDPGTISSERGSSNNQDRPTLMKPPKSNSKDTFEPR, encoded by the coding sequence ATGGATTTTAACGTAAAAGATAAATTTCAGTCTGGATTTTCCTCGATCGACAATCTGTCTCGTAATCTTCCACCTCAAGTTCAGAAGACTCTTTTATATACGGCGATTTCATTGGCTATGTTGGGGATTGCGTTGGCTGTGCTTATCGGAATTCAAAGAGGAAAAGAAGGAGCTGCGTTTGATGATCAAGCAAAAGAATTGGATCGTAAGGCTTTGTTTTTAGAGGATCTAGAAAGAGATTACAATCGTAGACGTAGATCCATTCGTTATAGTGATCCGGATTTATCATTCACAAGAGAATCGTCTTCTAATCTGGAAATCGATCGTTATGAAAGGGAAAAACCTAAGGATGGACTTTTACCTGAGTCAAATATTCCCGAAGGAAAAGATCCATTGAGAGATGGAAGAAGAGAAGGGGTAGGAACTCCTAAATTGCCTACAGAATCGGACGTACTTCCGACACAAGATCGAGAAAAAGTTACTAATACAAATCGAAATTTGGATGATCCAGGAACGATTTCTTCGGAACGAGGCAGTTCCAACAATCAAGATCGTCCTACCTTAATGAAACCTCCTAAAAGTAATTCTAAAGATACTTTTGAACCTAGATGA
- a CDS encoding tetratricopeptide repeat protein, whose product MENSNRNPGQIQFRFSFFLRMRIKTSVFMRLNIRYVSFSFFLLLFFVFCSSDEEMIWEARDSISKGNTAEAMRLYETILKKNPTHLEANRTLGMILADSGVALNSAAFYLERAELSLPGDSSLLLYLLEIHLQEKDRDKTKRILEKFSKSKDKEMESYAIFLRDCLLDKKKNLSEFNRFKTSEIPAFLPPARRLFLKCELSLYSVSQSSEQFHFDHSIVKRFKRNLLLSQQREIFFKPIAINPKILSIEKKTFSQIISVDYNNIKYSFLSNSDIFLQNSHLQSFFHEPLIL is encoded by the coding sequence TTGGAAAATTCTAATCGAAACCCCGGACAAATTCAGTTCCGGTTTTCTTTTTTTCTACGGATGAGAATAAAAACTTCTGTATTTATGAGACTAAATATCCGATACGTTTCTTTCTCTTTTTTCCTGTTGTTATTTTTTGTTTTCTGCTCCTCTGATGAAGAAATGATTTGGGAGGCAAGAGACTCCATTTCTAAAGGAAACACCGCGGAAGCAATGCGTCTTTACGAGACGATTCTTAAAAAAAATCCGACCCATTTAGAAGCCAATCGAACTCTCGGAATGATTCTAGCGGACAGTGGAGTCGCTCTCAATTCCGCTGCGTTTTATTTAGAACGAGCGGAATTGTCTCTTCCAGGCGATTCCTCTCTTCTACTCTACCTTCTTGAAATTCATTTACAAGAAAAAGATAGGGATAAAACCAAACGAATTTTAGAAAAATTTTCCAAATCGAAAGATAAAGAAATGGAAAGTTATGCGATTTTTCTCAGAGACTGTCTTTTAGATAAAAAGAAAAACCTATCTGAATTCAATCGATTTAAAACCAGCGAAATTCCCGCCTTTCTTCCCCCTGCGAGAAGACTTTTCTTAAAATGTGAACTTTCACTTTACAGCGTTTCCCAAAGTTCGGAACAATTCCATTTTGATCATTCAATCGTAAAACGATTCAAACGGAATCTGCTTCTTTCGCAACAAAGAGAAATTTTTTTTAAACCGATCGCAATAAATCCTAAAATTTTATCCATAGAAAAAAAGACTTTCTCTCAAATAATTTCAGTAGATTATAATAATATTAAATATTCCTTTTTATCAAATTCAGATATCTTTTTACAAAATTCCCATTTGCAAAGTTTTTTCCACGAGCCTCTCATTCTATGA